In Georgenia soli, a genomic segment contains:
- a CDS encoding ABC transporter permease, with product MNDPLFRIPLGAWIDTFVDWLTDTFDALFDGIGSALSAVFDLLATAVGAPPFWIVALVLAGLALAAKGWRLAVASLLGLAVIYGVDQWDAAMSTLALVIVASVFAIVIGVPLGIWAARNATVSTSLRPVLDFMQTMPAFVYLLPAVILFRVGVVPGIVATIIFSMAPGVRFTELGIRQVDKEVVEAGHAFGATPGRILRQIQLPLAMPTIMAGINQVIMLALSMVVISGMVGAPGLGQPVVQALQSVNIGLGVEAGLAVVILAMYLDRVTAALGDRSPVSRALKLRAADA from the coding sequence ATGAACGACCCGCTCTTCCGCATCCCGCTCGGCGCCTGGATCGACACCTTCGTCGACTGGCTCACCGACACCTTCGACGCGCTGTTCGACGGCATCGGCAGCGCCCTGAGCGCGGTCTTCGACCTGCTGGCCACCGCCGTCGGCGCGCCCCCGTTCTGGATCGTCGCGCTGGTGCTCGCCGGCCTCGCCCTCGCGGCGAAGGGCTGGCGGCTCGCCGTCGCGTCCCTCCTCGGCCTGGCGGTCATCTACGGCGTGGACCAGTGGGACGCCGCGATGTCCACCCTCGCCCTCGTCATCGTCGCCAGCGTCTTCGCGATCGTCATCGGGGTCCCGCTCGGGATCTGGGCGGCCCGGAACGCCACCGTGTCCACGTCGCTGCGGCCGGTCCTCGACTTCATGCAGACGATGCCCGCGTTCGTGTACCTGCTCCCCGCCGTCATCCTGTTCCGGGTGGGCGTGGTGCCGGGCATCGTCGCCACGATCATCTTCTCCATGGCACCCGGGGTGCGGTTCACCGAGCTGGGCATCCGGCAGGTGGACAAGGAGGTCGTCGAGGCGGGGCACGCGTTCGGCGCCACCCCCGGACGGATCCTGCGCCAGATCCAGCTGCCGCTGGCGATGCCCACGATCATGGCGGGGATCAACCAGGTCATCATGCTCGCGCTCTCCATGGTGGTCATCTCCGGCATGGTCGGCGCGCCGGGGCTGGGGCAGCCCGTGGTGCAGGCGTTGCAGAGCGTGAACATCGGCCTGGGCGTCGAGGCGGGGCTCGCCGTCGTCATCCTCGCGATGTACCTCGACCGGGTCACCGCCGCGCTCGGCGACCGCTCCCCCGTCTCCCGCGCGCTGAAGCTGCGGGCCGCCGACGCCTGA
- a CDS encoding quaternary amine ABC transporter ATP-binding protein, with translation MIVSAISAQHVYKVFGRRSQEAVKRLQSGQSRDEVKPLGTAAVIDASFEVEKGETFVVMGLSGSGKSTLIRMLNGLLQPTAGSIAIDGTDISDVSPAQLREIRRSKVSMVFQHFALLPHRSVLDNAAYPLEIQGVAREERRARAAEALTMTGLAGWEDHLPSQLSGGMRQRVGLARALAADTDVLLMDEAFSALDPLIRREMQDQLVELQANLGKTIVFITHDLNEAMHLGDRIAVMRDGRIVQVDTAEKILSEPADDYVARFVADVDRSRVLTAGSFMSRPVVTVPRNAGPAVALREMRAAQVSAAYVVDRRRVLHGSVHDDELVAAQRQGTDTLDGLVHPDHSAVGPDTPLSEMFAPAAESRLPLAVVDDGGRLLGVVPRVALLEAMAPSTPSPASPASPDPAEGADAGTDGSADEAASQAGGDHPVAHGASAVPTEGRTDDVRVSTEGGLR, from the coding sequence GTGATCGTGAGCGCCATCAGCGCCCAGCACGTCTACAAAGTGTTCGGCCGTCGATCCCAGGAGGCGGTCAAGCGACTGCAAAGCGGCCAGAGCCGTGACGAGGTCAAGCCCCTCGGCACCGCCGCCGTCATCGACGCCTCCTTCGAGGTGGAGAAGGGCGAGACGTTCGTCGTCATGGGCCTGTCCGGCTCCGGCAAGTCCACGCTGATCCGGATGCTCAACGGCCTGCTGCAGCCCACCGCCGGCAGCATCGCGATCGACGGGACCGACATCTCCGACGTGTCCCCCGCCCAGCTGCGGGAGATCCGACGCTCGAAGGTGTCGATGGTCTTCCAGCACTTCGCGCTGCTCCCCCACCGCAGCGTGCTCGACAACGCCGCCTACCCGCTCGAGATCCAGGGTGTGGCGCGCGAGGAACGTCGTGCCCGCGCCGCCGAGGCACTGACCATGACCGGGCTCGCGGGCTGGGAGGACCACCTGCCGTCCCAGCTCTCCGGCGGCATGCGGCAGCGCGTCGGCCTGGCCCGCGCGCTCGCCGCGGACACCGACGTCCTGCTGATGGACGAGGCGTTCTCCGCGCTGGACCCGCTGATCCGCCGGGAGATGCAGGACCAGCTCGTCGAGCTGCAGGCGAACCTCGGCAAGACGATCGTCTTCATCACGCACGACCTCAACGAGGCGATGCACCTCGGCGACCGGATCGCCGTGATGCGCGACGGGCGGATCGTGCAGGTCGACACCGCCGAGAAGATCCTCTCCGAGCCCGCCGACGACTACGTCGCCAGGTTCGTCGCCGACGTCGACCGGTCCCGCGTGCTCACCGCCGGCTCGTTCATGAGCCGTCCTGTCGTCACGGTGCCGCGCAACGCCGGCCCCGCGGTCGCGCTGCGGGAGATGCGTGCCGCCCAGGTCTCCGCGGCGTACGTCGTCGACAGGCGGCGGGTGCTGCACGGGTCCGTCCACGACGACGAGCTCGTCGCCGCCCAGCGCCAGGGCACCGACACCCTGGACGGCCTGGTCCACCCCGACCACTCCGCCGTCGGCCCCGACACCCCGCTGTCGGAGATGTTCGCCCCCGCGGCCGAGTCGCGCCTGCCGCTCGCCGTGGTCGACGACGGCGGTCGCCTGCTCGGCGTCGTCCCGCGCGTCGCGCTGCTCGAGGCGATGGCTCCCAGCACACCGAGCCCCGCCTCCCCGGCGAGCCCCGACCCCGCGGAGGGCGCCGACGCCGGCACCGACGGCTCCGCCGACGAGGCCGCGTCTCAGGCCGGCGGGGACCACCCGGTGGCCCACGGCGCCTCGGCCGTGCCCACGGAGGGCCGCACCGACGACGTCCGGGTCTCGACGGAAGGAGGGCTGCGATGA
- a CDS encoding glycine betaine ABC transporter substrate-binding protein, giving the protein MQNLKRRGAVLATTTALALTLAACGSADGETTDGGTAGGSGDAGPINIGIHSGWDEGIAVSYLWEHILTEAGYEVNMETADAGVVFTALAEGDYHLNFDTWLPLTHASYMEKYGDDLEDLGTWNEEAALTIAVNEDAPVDSLEELAENADLFGNRLVGIESGAGLTKTTQEAVIPTYGLEGMDYLISSTPAMLAELDAATSAGENIAVTLWRPHWAYDEYPIKDLEDPEGSLGDAESIHTYAHKDFSGAYPEVAEMIKGFAMSSDDLHSLENLMFNQDGGDDPAASVDAWLEENPDFLSGIGIE; this is encoded by the coding sequence ATGCAGAATCTGAAGCGTCGCGGGGCCGTCCTCGCGACCACCACGGCCCTCGCGCTGACGCTCGCCGCGTGCGGCTCCGCCGACGGCGAGACCACCGACGGCGGCACGGCCGGCGGCTCCGGCGACGCCGGGCCGATCAACATCGGCATCCACTCCGGGTGGGACGAGGGCATCGCGGTCTCGTACCTGTGGGAGCACATCCTCACCGAGGCCGGGTACGAGGTGAACATGGAGACCGCCGACGCCGGCGTCGTCTTCACCGCCCTCGCCGAGGGCGACTACCACCTCAACTTCGACACCTGGCTGCCGCTGACGCACGCCTCGTACATGGAGAAGTACGGCGACGACCTCGAGGACCTCGGCACCTGGAACGAGGAGGCCGCCCTCACCATCGCGGTGAACGAGGACGCGCCCGTCGACTCGCTCGAGGAGCTGGCCGAGAACGCCGACCTCTTCGGCAACCGCCTGGTGGGCATCGAGTCGGGCGCCGGCCTGACGAAGACCACCCAGGAGGCGGTCATCCCGACGTACGGCCTGGAGGGCATGGACTACCTCATCTCCTCCACGCCGGCCATGCTCGCCGAGCTGGACGCCGCGACGTCGGCCGGCGAGAACATCGCCGTGACGCTGTGGCGCCCGCACTGGGCCTACGACGAGTACCCCATCAAGGACCTCGAGGACCCCGAGGGCAGCCTCGGTGACGCGGAGTCCATCCACACCTACGCCCACAAGGACTTCTCCGGCGCCTACCCCGAGGTCGCCGAGATGATCAAGGGCTTCGCGATGTCCAGCGACGACCTGCACTCGCTGGAGAACCTCATGTTCAACCAGGACGGCGGCGACGACCCGGCCGCGTCGGTCGACGCCTGGCTCGAGGAGAACCCCGACTTCCTGAGCGGCATCGGCATCGAGTGA
- a CDS encoding glycoside hydrolase family 2 protein yields the protein MTPPRTRITRASRQDGRYPRPQLVRPDWVDLCGPWDFASGPVTALDDRPPFDRRIEAPYPPESPASGVGDTGYQPVVWYRRTLTAAEVEAAGGRGDGRRVLLHLGAVDHEADVWLDGHHVGHHVGGQTPFTCDLTAVLGDGDAELVVRAQDDPHDVSQPRGKQDWREEPHVIWYHRTTGIWQPVWLETVRADHVEELAIVPDVPAGAVDVEVRLSAGAGAGTPAAADVGPEADDALRLRLRVRAEHEDELLAEQTVRVLGRDVRLRLDLPRQHNGQQYEELLWSPESPRLVDVTVQVLRGDDVTDTVLSYTGLRSVAAAGRRFLLNDRPYFVRSVLEQGYWPESHLAAPGAEALRREVELIKELGFNAARVHQKAEDPRFLYWADRLGLLVWGETANAYAFDARAVSLLTAEWTELVRRRRSHPSIVTWVPLNESWGVQHGSHVAAQRHYGLALAHLTRALDPTRPVVSNDGWEHTDSDIWTIHDYSPHGTELRARYGTADAVAALLDGIGPAGRRMRLTEEPDRGQPVMLTEFGGVSLAPAGDPQAWGYSTARDAADFAARLAEILDAVNACEPLAGFCYTQLTDTGQETNGLLTATREPKLPVAELRAVITGCRDDGTAEPDERRGQVDDPAPGAHAPHPDDDGASPQV from the coding sequence ATGACGCCACCGCGCACCCGGATCACCCGGGCGAGCCGGCAGGACGGCCGCTATCCGCGGCCGCAGCTGGTGCGGCCGGACTGGGTGGACCTCTGCGGGCCGTGGGACTTCGCATCCGGACCGGTCACCGCGCTCGACGACCGCCCCCCGTTCGACCGTCGCATCGAGGCGCCGTACCCGCCCGAGTCTCCGGCGTCAGGCGTGGGGGACACCGGGTACCAGCCCGTGGTCTGGTACCGCCGCACGCTCACGGCGGCGGAGGTCGAGGCGGCAGGCGGCCGGGGGGACGGCCGCCGCGTGCTGCTGCACCTCGGCGCCGTCGACCACGAGGCGGACGTCTGGCTCGACGGCCACCACGTCGGCCACCACGTCGGCGGGCAGACGCCGTTCACCTGCGACCTCACGGCGGTGCTCGGCGACGGCGACGCCGAGCTCGTGGTCCGCGCCCAGGACGACCCGCACGACGTGTCCCAGCCGCGGGGCAAGCAGGACTGGCGCGAAGAGCCGCACGTGATCTGGTACCACCGGACCACCGGCATCTGGCAGCCGGTGTGGCTCGAGACCGTCCGGGCGGACCACGTCGAGGAGCTGGCGATCGTCCCGGACGTCCCGGCTGGCGCCGTCGACGTCGAGGTGCGACTCTCGGCCGGGGCCGGGGCCGGGACGCCCGCCGCGGCCGACGTCGGTCCGGAGGCGGACGACGCCCTCCGGCTCCGGCTCCGGGTCCGCGCCGAGCACGAGGACGAGCTCCTGGCCGAGCAGACGGTGCGGGTGCTCGGGCGGGACGTGCGCCTCCGCCTGGACCTGCCCCGACAGCACAACGGCCAGCAGTACGAGGAGCTGCTGTGGTCCCCGGAGAGTCCCCGGCTGGTGGACGTGACCGTGCAGGTGCTCCGCGGCGACGACGTGACCGACACCGTGCTCAGCTACACGGGGCTGCGCAGCGTGGCCGCCGCCGGTCGCCGCTTCCTGCTCAACGACCGTCCCTACTTCGTCCGCTCCGTCCTCGAGCAGGGCTACTGGCCGGAGAGCCATCTCGCCGCGCCGGGCGCCGAGGCGCTGCGGCGCGAGGTCGAGCTGATCAAGGAGCTCGGTTTCAACGCGGCACGGGTGCACCAGAAGGCCGAGGACCCCCGCTTCCTGTACTGGGCGGACCGGCTGGGGCTGCTCGTGTGGGGCGAGACCGCGAACGCCTACGCGTTCGACGCGCGCGCCGTCTCCCTCCTCACCGCCGAGTGGACCGAGCTCGTCCGCCGGCGGCGCTCGCACCCGAGCATCGTGACCTGGGTGCCGCTCAACGAGAGCTGGGGCGTCCAGCACGGCTCGCACGTCGCCGCCCAGCGGCACTACGGGCTCGCCCTCGCACATCTGACCCGGGCGCTCGACCCCACCCGGCCGGTGGTCTCCAACGACGGCTGGGAGCACACCGACTCCGACATCTGGACGATCCACGACTACAGCCCGCACGGCACGGAGCTGCGCGCCCGCTACGGCACGGCCGACGCCGTCGCCGCGCTGCTGGACGGCATCGGCCCGGCGGGCCGGCGGATGCGGCTGACGGAGGAGCCGGACCGCGGGCAGCCGGTCATGCTCACCGAGTTCGGGGGCGTCAGCCTCGCCCCCGCCGGCGACCCGCAGGCGTGGGGGTACTCCACGGCCCGGGACGCCGCCGACTTCGCCGCCCGGCTCGCCGAGATCCTCGACGCCGTCAACGCCTGCGAACCGCTCGCCGGGTTCTGCTACACCCAGCTCACCGACACCGGGCAGGAGACCAACGGTCTGCTCACCGCGACCAGGGAGCCGAAGCTGCCCGTGGCCGAGCTGCGCGCCGTCATCACCGGTTGCCGGGACGACGGGACGGCGGAGCCCGACGAGCGTCGGGGCCAGGTAGACGATCCAGCACCGGGTGCCCACGCCCCCCACCCGGACGACGACGGGGCGTCGCCGCAGGTGTGA
- a CDS encoding helix-turn-helix transcriptional regulator, translating into MLKLGPRPSRADARAHLSTPRRAVLELLVEEQEPLTVAQVAQTLDQHPNTVREHLEALARSGLAKRDQLAPVGRGRPASVYTYAPEASFTSPEYAVLAQVIIGYLTHVVPDGPELRRHAREMGRHWGRAILERAGGEPAPTTRTAGAAVAYLRRMLDRTGFAPEMQREGADQTLRLPRCPVLELAKDRPEVVCSAHLGMAREILASTGGIEPDRVSLEAFTQPGACLLHVRSVAHPGEDLVVGPVENAPAPARPDEVVPARPVANPGTASRGA; encoded by the coding sequence GTGTTAAAACTTGGACCGCGCCCCTCCCGCGCCGACGCCCGGGCGCACCTGTCCACCCCGCGCCGGGCCGTGCTCGAGCTGCTCGTCGAGGAGCAGGAGCCGCTGACCGTCGCGCAGGTCGCGCAGACCCTGGACCAGCACCCCAACACCGTCCGCGAGCATCTGGAGGCGCTCGCCCGCTCCGGCCTCGCGAAGCGCGACCAGCTCGCCCCGGTCGGCCGCGGACGGCCCGCATCGGTGTACACCTACGCGCCCGAGGCCTCGTTCACGAGCCCGGAGTACGCCGTCCTCGCGCAGGTCATCATCGGCTACCTCACCCACGTCGTGCCGGACGGGCCGGAGCTGCGCCGGCACGCCCGCGAGATGGGTCGGCACTGGGGCAGGGCGATCCTCGAGCGGGCCGGGGGCGAGCCCGCGCCCACCACCAGGACCGCCGGGGCGGCCGTCGCCTACCTGCGCCGGATGCTCGACCGCACCGGGTTCGCCCCGGAGATGCAGCGCGAGGGCGCCGACCAGACCCTCCGGCTGCCGCGCTGCCCCGTGCTCGAGCTCGCCAAGGACCGCCCCGAGGTGGTGTGCAGCGCGCACCTGGGGATGGCGCGGGAGATCCTCGCGAGCACGGGCGGGATCGAGCCCGACCGGGTCTCGCTGGAGGCCTTCACCCAGCCAGGTGCCTGCCTGCTGCACGTGCGGTCTGTCGCGCACCCGGGTGAGGACCTGGTCGTCGGCCCGGTGGAGAACGCGCCGGCACCCGCCAGGCCCGACGAGGTGGTCCCGGCGCGCCCGGTCGCAAATCCGGGCACTGCCTCGCGCGGGGCGTGA
- a CDS encoding Trm112 family protein has product MSQHPQPPRSAQIVGIDPWVRHVLRCPVTGADLVDGTGPDGQPELVSTSEVNKLAYPVRDGVPILLESEARRLDA; this is encoded by the coding sequence ATGAGCCAGCACCCGCAGCCGCCGCGATCCGCCCAGATCGTGGGGATCGACCCCTGGGTCCGGCACGTGCTGCGCTGCCCCGTCACCGGCGCCGACCTCGTGGACGGGACGGGGCCCGACGGTCAGCCGGAGCTCGTCTCGACGAGCGAGGTCAACAAGCTCGCCTATCCCGTGCGTGACGGCGTGCCGATCCTCCTCGAGTCGGAGGCCCGGCGCCTGGACGCCTGA
- a CDS encoding carbohydrate ABC transporter permease, whose protein sequence is MSAPVRPVGEGAPVEPEGGRPSSERGRADRRAAGGGTPGGRGGAGRGLLYALLGILTLIFVSPLIYMISTSFKTTGDAAAPTPQWVPRSPTVQAYESIFTTDGTPVVRWLVNSLLAATAQTLIILVTASMAAYALARIDFRGRNVVFGVIIATLFIPPVILLIPNYLVVGRLGWLDTLLAVILPGAAGAFGVFFLRQFFLGLPIELEEAARLDGASRWRTFRQVILPLSRPALVTLALLSFLTNWNDFLWPVYVLFSPENQTLPAGLSTLQNANAVRYDLLMAGAVIASAPVLLMYFVAQRYIVEGVGRAGLKG, encoded by the coding sequence ATGAGCGCGCCCGTCCGGCCAGTGGGCGAGGGGGCGCCGGTCGAGCCGGAGGGCGGGCGCCCCTCGTCCGAGCGGGGCCGGGCGGACCGGCGTGCGGCCGGCGGGGGCACCCCCGGCGGGCGCGGCGGTGCCGGTCGTGGCCTGCTCTACGCCCTGCTGGGGATCCTGACGCTGATCTTCGTCTCGCCGCTGATCTACATGATCTCGACGTCCTTCAAGACGACCGGCGACGCCGCGGCGCCCACGCCGCAGTGGGTGCCCCGTTCCCCGACCGTGCAGGCCTACGAGTCGATCTTCACCACCGACGGCACCCCGGTGGTGCGGTGGCTGGTCAACAGCCTCCTCGCCGCGACGGCGCAGACGCTGATCATCCTGGTCACCGCCTCGATGGCGGCGTACGCGCTCGCGCGCATCGACTTCCGTGGCAGGAACGTCGTCTTCGGCGTCATCATCGCGACCCTGTTCATCCCGCCCGTGATCCTGCTGATCCCCAACTACCTCGTGGTCGGCCGGCTCGGCTGGCTCGACACCCTGCTGGCCGTGATCCTCCCCGGCGCCGCAGGGGCGTTCGGGGTGTTCTTCCTCCGGCAGTTCTTCCTGGGGCTCCCGATCGAGCTCGAGGAGGCGGCACGTCTCGACGGCGCCTCCCGCTGGCGCACGTTCCGGCAGGTCATCCTGCCGCTGTCCCGGCCCGCGCTGGTGACGCTGGCGCTGCTGTCCTTCCTCACCAACTGGAACGACTTCCTCTGGCCGGTGTACGTGCTGTTCTCCCCGGAGAACCAGACCCTGCCGGCCGGGCTCTCCACGCTGCAGAACGCCAACGCCGTGCGCTACGACCTGCTCATGGCCGGCGCCGTGATCGCCAGCGCACCGGTGCTGCTGATGTACTTCGTCGCGCAGCGCTACATCGTGGAGGGGGTCGGCCGGGCCGGCCTGAAGGGCTGA
- a CDS encoding ABC transporter substrate-binding protein — MSDLRISRRGVLALAAAAGAGAVLSACGSPTPLTDTGPAPAAGGYSGRPVTIEYWNGFTGGDGPAMRKLVEDFNASQELITVRMNVVQWAQYYQRVIAAVHAGQGPDVGAMHVEQLATQAARRAISPLDDVVAELGLTEQQYPEQVWQAGTYQDRRYGIPLDVHSLGTYANTDLLARAGLDAVPATGQEYEAALQALLDAGVPTPFWMPNRWPAHLMFLSLLWQFGGEPYAEDGSAATFDSDAGVQALRWMTSQIEKGFSPPDVAVDSQYTAFKNGEGAFTWDGIWQINDLDTTAPDLPWRLGRVPTVGTQSAVWANSHQLVMFRTRRPDDDKLLASKEFLNYLIKNSAAWADAGMIPARTDAREEKGFAERPQAAVAEMIPDMRFLPAIAGVGEVQSQTLETAVADAVLGRQDPQAALSAAAARASALMKENLRKFERGNP; from the coding sequence ATGAGCGACCTTCGGATCTCCAGACGCGGGGTCCTGGCCCTCGCGGCGGCCGCGGGCGCCGGGGCCGTCCTGTCCGCGTGCGGCAGCCCGACGCCCCTGACGGACACAGGTCCGGCCCCGGCGGCGGGCGGGTACAGCGGGCGGCCCGTGACCATCGAGTACTGGAACGGGTTCACCGGCGGCGACGGGCCCGCCATGCGCAAGCTCGTCGAGGACTTCAACGCCAGCCAAGAGCTCATCACGGTCCGCATGAACGTGGTCCAGTGGGCGCAGTACTACCAGCGCGTCATCGCCGCCGTGCACGCCGGCCAGGGGCCCGACGTCGGCGCCATGCACGTCGAGCAGCTCGCCACCCAGGCCGCCCGCCGCGCGATCAGCCCGCTCGACGACGTCGTCGCCGAGCTCGGCCTCACGGAGCAGCAGTACCCCGAGCAGGTGTGGCAGGCCGGCACGTACCAGGACCGGCGCTACGGCATCCCGCTCGACGTCCACTCGCTCGGCACCTACGCCAACACGGACCTGCTGGCGCGCGCCGGCCTCGACGCGGTGCCCGCCACCGGGCAGGAGTACGAGGCGGCGCTCCAGGCGCTCCTCGACGCCGGCGTGCCCACCCCGTTCTGGATGCCGAACCGGTGGCCGGCCCACCTGATGTTCCTCTCCCTGCTCTGGCAGTTCGGCGGCGAGCCCTACGCCGAGGACGGCTCCGCCGCGACCTTCGACAGCGACGCCGGCGTCCAGGCGCTGCGGTGGATGACGAGCCAGATCGAGAAGGGCTTCAGCCCGCCCGACGTGGCCGTCGACTCCCAGTACACCGCGTTCAAGAACGGCGAGGGCGCCTTCACCTGGGACGGGATCTGGCAGATCAACGACCTCGACACCACGGCGCCGGACCTGCCCTGGCGCCTCGGCCGGGTGCCCACGGTCGGGACGCAGTCCGCGGTCTGGGCCAACTCCCACCAGCTGGTGATGTTCCGGACCCGGCGCCCCGACGACGACAAGCTGCTCGCGAGCAAGGAGTTCCTGAACTACCTGATCAAGAACTCCGCCGCCTGGGCGGACGCCGGCATGATCCCCGCGCGGACGGACGCCCGCGAGGAGAAGGGCTTCGCCGAGCGGCCGCAGGCCGCCGTCGCGGAGATGATCCCCGACATGCGCTTCCTGCCGGCCATCGCCGGTGTCGGCGAGGTGCAGAGCCAGACCCTCGAGACCGCCGTCGCCGACGCGGTCCTGGGCCGGCAGGACCCGCAGGCGGCCCTCAGCGCCGCCGCCGCGCGCGCCAGCGCCCTGATGAAGGAGAACCTGCGCAAGTTCGAGAGGGGGAACCCATGA
- a CDS encoding cation diffusion facilitator family transporter — MASGGGTKAVITALAANIGIAVAKFIGYLLTGSSSMLAESVHSVADSSNQFLLLIAGKRSKRKASEIHQFGYGRVRYVAAFVVSIVLFTLGGLFALYEAWHKFSDPHPIDSWQWVPVAVLLAAMAMEGFALRTALKEAEHARGKMSLMQYIKASRSPEIPTIVLEDTGALLGLVFGLFGVGMTLATGDGRWDAVGSAAIGVLLVIIAIFLAREVTSMLIGESAMPQHHDAIERAIPGAGVERVIHMRTMHLGPDEVLVAAKIGVSAGSTAGQVADAIDAAEQRIRAAVPLRTQIYLEPDLYEVARHEARTVPAGDDVAGTEGAHQ, encoded by the coding sequence ATGGCATCGGGTGGGGGCACCAAGGCGGTCATCACCGCGCTGGCCGCGAACATCGGGATCGCGGTCGCGAAGTTCATCGGCTACCTGCTCACGGGGTCCAGCTCCATGCTGGCGGAGTCGGTCCACTCGGTCGCGGACTCCTCCAACCAGTTCCTCCTGCTGATCGCGGGCAAGCGCTCGAAGCGGAAAGCCTCCGAGATCCACCAGTTCGGCTACGGGCGGGTGCGGTACGTCGCGGCGTTCGTCGTCTCCATCGTCCTGTTCACCCTCGGTGGCCTGTTCGCGCTCTACGAGGCCTGGCACAAGTTCAGCGACCCGCACCCCATCGACTCGTGGCAGTGGGTCCCGGTGGCGGTGCTCCTCGCCGCGATGGCGATGGAGGGCTTCGCGCTGCGCACGGCGCTGAAGGAGGCTGAGCACGCCCGGGGCAAGATGTCGCTGATGCAGTACATCAAGGCGTCCCGCTCTCCCGAGATCCCCACCATCGTGCTCGAGGACACCGGCGCTCTGCTCGGTCTGGTCTTCGGTCTGTTCGGCGTCGGCATGACCCTCGCCACCGGTGACGGGCGCTGGGACGCCGTCGGCTCCGCCGCCATCGGCGTGCTCCTCGTGATCATCGCGATCTTCCTCGCCCGCGAGGTGACGTCGATGCTCATCGGCGAGTCGGCGATGCCGCAGCACCACGACGCGATCGAGCGCGCGATCCCCGGCGCCGGCGTGGAGCGGGTCATCCACATGCGCACCATGCACCTGGGGCCGGACGAGGTCCTCGTGGCGGCCAAGATCGGCGTCTCGGCGGGCAGCACCGCCGGCCAGGTGGCCGACGCCATCGACGCGGCCGAGCAGCGCATCCGTGCGGCGGTGCCGCTCCGGACCCAGATCTATCTCGAGCCTGACCTGTACGAGGTCGCGCGCCACGAGGCCCGGACGGTCCCCGCGGGCGACGACGTCGCCGGCACGGAGGGCGCGCACCAGTAG
- a CDS encoding carbohydrate ABC transporter permease: protein MSHTEPDAVVDVPSRARRRAGGAVRPAGPTTTPAGARTASRARDNRDGWLFLAPYLVLFTVFVIVPTVLGIWISLHDYDYTLAEKPWVGLDNYTGLLTGDSPFAAPFWQGMQATAIFTVGSVPLLLVVPLVVALVLNLKFRGRNFFRAMYFAPYVLGVAVVAVLWRYLLDTNIGLVNHYLGAVGLSGATPWLTQLPWAWISLIGVTLWWTLGFNTVIYLAALQDISPELYEAAKMDGAGAWQRFRNVTLPGLRPVLLFITSVTIIASVNMFGQSYLMTQGGPGQETRTAIYQIAETGLTSFNSGVASAMSMVFSFFLAVVSVIVFLLFRERTPRNAGGPS from the coding sequence ATGAGCCACACCGAACCGGACGCGGTGGTGGACGTGCCGTCGCGGGCGCGGCGGCGCGCGGGAGGCGCCGTCCGGCCCGCCGGTCCCACGACCACGCCCGCCGGAGCCCGGACCGCGTCCCGTGCCCGCGACAACCGGGACGGCTGGCTCTTCCTCGCGCCGTACCTGGTGCTGTTCACCGTCTTCGTCATCGTGCCGACGGTGCTGGGGATCTGGATCAGCCTTCACGACTACGACTACACGCTGGCCGAGAAACCGTGGGTGGGCCTGGACAACTACACCGGCCTCCTCACCGGCGACTCCCCGTTCGCCGCGCCGTTCTGGCAGGGCATGCAGGCGACGGCGATCTTCACCGTCGGATCCGTCCCGCTGCTCCTGGTGGTCCCCCTGGTGGTCGCGCTGGTGCTGAACCTGAAGTTCCGGGGCCGGAACTTCTTCCGCGCCATGTACTTCGCGCCGTACGTGCTGGGCGTCGCCGTGGTGGCGGTGCTGTGGCGCTACCTGCTGGACACCAACATCGGCCTGGTCAACCACTACCTCGGCGCCGTCGGCCTCTCCGGCGCCACGCCGTGGCTGACGCAGCTGCCGTGGGCTTGGATCTCCCTCATCGGGGTGACGCTGTGGTGGACGCTGGGGTTCAACACGGTCATCTACCTCGCCGCGCTGCAGGACATCTCGCCCGAGCTCTACGAGGCGGCCAAGATGGACGGCGCCGGCGCCTGGCAACGGTTCCGCAACGTCACCCTCCCAGGCCTGCGCCCGGTGCTGCTGTTCATCACCAGCGTGACGATCATCGCCTCGGTGAACATGTTCGGGCAGTCCTACCTCATGACGCAGGGCGGGCCCGGGCAGGAGACGCGCACCGCGATCTACCAGATCGCCGAGACGGGTCTGACGAGCTTCAACTCCGGCGTCGCCTCCGCGATGTCGATGGTCTTCTCCTTCTTCCTCGCGGTGGTCAGCGTGATCGTCTTCCTCCTGTTCCGTGAACGCACGCCGCGCAACGCAGGGGGGCCGTCATGA